A DNA window from Helianthus annuus cultivar XRQ/B chromosome 15, HanXRQr2.0-SUNRISE, whole genome shotgun sequence contains the following coding sequences:
- the LOC110909461 gene encoding phosphoribosylformylglycinamidine cyclo-ligase, chloroplastic/mitochondrial-like isoform X1, whose product MLNRVLSIISKGGLKGITHITGAGLTNNVPHVFPQGLRAHMYNNSWSVLPVFKWIQKDGNIEDAEMKRTFNMGIGMVLVAGEKAAQRKEIKKLNLVIRSSLRKRMKKKKG is encoded by the exons ATGTTAAACAG GGTGCTTAGCATTATCAGCAAGGGAGGCCTCAAAGGAATCACCCACATAACAGGTGCTGGTTTAACAAATAATGTCCCTCATGTTTTCCCTCAAGGCCTCAGGGCCCACATGTACAACAACTCTTGGTCCGTTCTTCCTGTTTTCAAGTGGATCCAAAAG GATGGAAACATTGAAGATGCTGAAATGAAGCGTACATTTAATATGGGAATCGGGATGGTTTTGGTTGCTGGCGAAAAGGCTGCCCAAAGGAAAGAG ATTAAAAAGTTGAACTTAGTTATAAGGAGCTCATTAAGGAAaaggatgaagaaaaagaaaggttAA
- the LOC110909461 gene encoding phosphoribosylformylglycinamidine cyclo-ligase, chloroplastic/mitochondrial-like isoform X2, with product MLNRVLSIISKGGLKGITHITGAGLTNNVPHVFPQGLRAHMYNNSWSVLPVFKWIQKDGNIEDAEMKRTFNMGIGMVLVAGEKAAQRKEVKDVNHFMSLPICLMGHF from the exons ATGTTAAACAG GGTGCTTAGCATTATCAGCAAGGGAGGCCTCAAAGGAATCACCCACATAACAGGTGCTGGTTTAACAAATAATGTCCCTCATGTTTTCCCTCAAGGCCTCAGGGCCCACATGTACAACAACTCTTGGTCCGTTCTTCCTGTTTTCAAGTGGATCCAAAAG GATGGAAACATTGAAGATGCTGAAATGAAGCGTACATTTAATATGGGAATCGGGATGGTTTTGGTTGCTGGCGAAAAGGCTGCCCAAAGGAAAGAG GTCAAGGATGTAAATCACTTTATGAGCCTTCCAATCTGTTTAATGGGTCATTTTTAG